The DNA window GCGTACGTGTGAAAAGTTGTTGAGTGCATAGGTATAAGATGGGTTAGTGAAAATGTACAAAGAAGGAAAAGATATGCTACTACTACCGTACAAGATGAAATCATGCATTTCATACTAGTATGTGTTTGATACATGTGAATGTATAgggtccgtgtttgtgtgtgtgtgtgtgtgtgtgtgtgtgtgtgtgtgtgtgtgtgtgtgtgtgtgtgtgtgtgtgtgtgtgtgtgtgtgtgtgtgtgtgtttgtgtgtacctagtatatgtgtgtgtgtgtgtatgtgtgtgtacacacagtgtgtgtgtgtgtgtgtgtaactagtgtgtgtgtgtgtgtgtgtgtgtgtgtgtgtgtgtgtgtgtgtgtgtgtgtgtgtgtgtgtgtgtgtgtgtgtgtgtgtgtgtgtgtgtgtgtgtgtaactagtatgtatatatgtgtgtgtgtgcgcataagtGTTTGAATGCCCAGCATAAGGAGAGCAATGGCGTCTTTACCCCTCCGAAGTCGCAGCGAAGAGAGATACTGTCACTAACAGGTATTACAGTGCATGCATGTCTCttgctctccttttcttctcctctctacctctcttaaatgttctgtctttcattctcaccttcttcccctctttctctctccctttctctgccttTGTCCCATTTTTCTTCTCTTATTCTTTCAGacccacacagaaacagacacagacacagacacacacaatcctctTTCACTCACTTACTCTGTCTCTTTCCCGTTCTCAGCCTCTtttgcacacactcagacacttgcacacacacggtcacatgcacacagacgtgcacgaacacacacacacacacatacacttctctttctctcgctttcccaTTGTCATTTGCTttatctccctgtgtgtgtgtgtgtgtgtgtgtgtgtgtgtgtgtgtgtgtgtgtgtgtgtgtgtgtgtgtgtgtgtgtgtgtgtgtgttctcctgccTTCTCTGGCCATGGGTATGAATGAATATGGCTGTCAAGTCATATTTCAGCACTCAGATTAAAAGCCTGTCGATGACAAACAGACGATTAGACGCCCGAGATTAACCTTCATCCCACTCTGACACGGGCAAAACCCCCTCTCTTTTACAGAGCGCGACGGGTGAGCGAGTGTGTTTACACACACTTTACTACGTGTTCGTGTCTGACAAAAGTGCCTTGTATGAGTGCTCTAAAATGTGCACAGCCTGAAGAGTTTTTAGTTTTAAAAATTGTTAATGGAACAGTCCAATAATCCTAATCCTCATGTCCTTTTTTGTAGTTAATCTCTGTTTTGAACTGTTCCATCCATGAAGTCTTTCTCATTAAGTTTTCTTCAAAGAAACCCAAAATTCACAAGATGATAATTCCACAGTGTATGCTTAGAAATGAACTTTAAATACACAGTACATTCTGTGTGGCTTTCAAAGGGCAGAGCTGCTACAGTCGTTGTGGATAAAACTACTACCACAACCATGAACAATCATCATTTTCCCCTCATGTCCATTGAAAGCAAAAATAATACAACTTTAATGATATAGCTTTAACACATTTAGTCAAACACATTCAAGTGCCCTTCTCATAAATTGCTAGTTTGGtgaaacacacacttcacaaaaaTTAAGTCATAAtagatttgtttttattttgacaaACACTTAAAGCTTGAAATATTTGTTCATAGAGTCTTCCTGtaccaacatactgtacatgacacaAGAGCTGCTTTGGATTTCAAGAAGCTTAACTTCCAAATTAGAGAAATGTATTGAACACCTGAATTTATAAtaatgcttttttgttttttttaaacaatacaaTCTAGACATGTTTTTATTTAAAGCTAGACGCATCCCAACTATATTACTGCAACACTGttcataaataacaaaaaaatatttacagACCTGTGTACGTATGGGCAGCCAAAGCTGTCCCATGTCATAGTGTTCTTTGGCTTGTGGTTTCAGCTACTTCATCAGTCTCTGTTATTACatgtctctctttcattcacaTTCTCATCCTCTCGCTCTTATCGCTCTTTCATTTTTAGTCCTTTCTTCCATCTGTGCCTTTATGCTCCGTCCATCCAACCATCAGTCCATCATTTTTGGCCTCTGACTCATACAGCATTTCCTTCCGTCGTATCCCACTCAACCTCCCATTCGTCcatcgttctttctctctctctcgtcctcagtCAGTACTCCCCTCCGTCGTAGCGGAATGCGTGACTCACCCTCTCGGGGTAGTTGTTGGCGGAGTAGCTTCCGTAGCTGCGGAACGAGTCCAAGTTCTCCGTCCTCTCGATCTTGGCGGGCAGCGTGTCTTGGTAGCTGAGGGCCGACTTGATGACGCCCGAGTCCTCCGCCGCCGCAATCTTCAGATCGGTGTAAggggccgccgccgccgcgtcctcCAGCAGCACGTTGCAGTTGGGGATGGCCTTGACGTCGTACAGGTGGTTCTCCCCGTACTTGACCACAGAGGGCTTGGGGCAGGGCTGGTAGGAcaccttggtggtggtggtgatgatggtctGCAGGGCTGCGGGCGTGCTGGGCGTGGGTCCCGTGTAGCGGCACGGGTAGTCGCTGTTATAGTAGGCGGCGGCGGCATGGTGGTTGGCATTGGCTGGCAACTGCCCGTACTCGCCCCTATCCCCGTACCCACCCTTACCCAGAATCTGCTTCCACCCTCCCAGCTTGGCACCCGTGTCGTACCCCACCCGCTCGTGACCGTGACCGCCCACCAGAGTGCTGGCGCCGTGACCCGACCCGCTcagacccccaccaccaccaccgccagcgCTGCCCGCTTTGCCGGCCTCTGTCTCTGAGGGCGGGCTGGCAGCGGTATCCTTGTAGAGGGTGGTGTAGGGCCCGGGCGTGGGCAGGTAGCTGGGCATGGGGAACTCGTAGTGGGGCCGCGCCATGTAGAGCCGGGGGTTGGCGGCGGCAGCCTTCTGGAGAGAGCTGGGGGTCTCGCCCATGGAGTCGTAGGCAAACTTGTAGGGCTCGGTGGGGCTCTGGAAGGGAGGGTAGTGCTGTGCCGGTAAGGGCAGGTTGGGCTCCAGCAGGTTGAAGGTGCGGTCCAGACCGTCCACGCAGGGCAACTGGTGGTGCAGCTGGCCAAACGGGTCGTGGTAGCGGGCCTgcagggacacacagacacacacacatgggggtgtATGAGTACATTTGCATACGATGTGATATGATGTTGATGGTTTGTCAGAGGGCTCAACTTCTGGAGATAAATGTATAACTTTGGGTGCACGATAAAGGTTGCCAACTTTGAGAAgaggaaaaatctgcactcacaagctgagtctccatatttatttataaattaccaccatgtccacaagcagacgcgtttcggctcttaagcTATCAGTGCATGGTACTCATGATGTTGATGCTGTTTCCAAACGATATCTCAATGTACTTGTATGGTTACAATAAAGTACTTCTATTTCTAGTTCTGTGATGAATATGTACAATTGATGTAAATAGGTGGTACTTTTCCACAGTATATGatagactgtactgtatgtatactagccctgcactcacacacaggactGCATGAGTCCATTTATAAATGTCTGTGGTGTGTATTTTTGATATGTTGATATGTTTGTgagatactgtacatgtgtacaaAGGATGTGAATAGGTGGTATACTGTACATGATATGTGTATTGCTCTCTaaacacaatacacagacatggtgcTATGGTACTGCATAGTAGGTTTTGCATTTgatatgtgtacgtatgtgtgaaaTGTGTTTGTATGATGAATATCTAAGTCAAACAAGGAAGTGGTGCGCACATCGAAATTACAGGTGCAGGACAACAGGGTCAGACAACTAAGAAAATAAAGTTTAATGTCTGCACACTTTGCTCATGTGTTTTTATTCTGTCTTTTACCATGTGAACGTTTTTGATCTACTCTTCATCAGATGTGATAAATATGTATAAATGACGTGAATAGGTGATGTACATATATCTCTATAGAAAATTATATGTGTGCACTTGCCCTGCACacagaatacacatacacattgttgCATGCCTCTATTTGTGTATCATGGGTATACAGTACGtgacatgtgtaggcctacgcgTGTAGGTAAATGCTATGGGTGTAGATGTCTATAATATCATGTGTATTGTTGCATAATTATTGATCATCTTCATTTCCTTTCACATTAACACAGTAACAGATTTCTACTCTAGTCAAATTTCTGCTCGGCCATTTTCTTTGTCTTATTGTGTATAGGTACATGAGGCATAACAGGTAAAAGGGGTCAATCTACGTATGTGACTCAGGTAAATCACTAAGTGCAAATGAGAGTGTTCTAATGATTTTATGTTGAACGTTCAATTTTGGGACCATTTAAAAATGTTACAATTTTTCTCTCTGCGTCCAGACGTAGTTAACATTCGTGTTAACACATGTTAATATTCTTTGCATATAGCACctcacctgtctgtctctttatctctttgtGCGGTATGTGAACCAGAACACTACAAGTTTGTGTAGCACAATGTGTATTTCTGTGGGAGAAAGTGGGACACACACgtacttgcgcgcacacacacacacacacacacacacacacacacacacacacacacacacacacacacacacacacacacacacacacacacactaacctcggATTCCATGGGTCGGCGTTTCTGTGAGAAGTGTGGCGACGACATTCTCCTCTTCACGGCACTCCTGCGCGCCTCCGTTTCCGACTTGCTCTCCGGCCGTGGGTGATCATGCACTCCTTTGGCCTGTACACGAAACGAGGTGAAGGAATACAAATaggaataaaaaacaaaataagcGTCACTTTAACAGTGATACCTTTTCCCACAAGAACATATACAAATGCTAATAGgaataaaagcaaaacaaatataAGTTTGATTCAGTGATACCTTTACACACAATGCCCGATAAAAAATGCTAATAGAACTAATAACAAAATAAACATCATGTAATCTCAGTGATGACTGACATCGATACTCATGGAATCTAATAGACGTTGTCTTTGTTTGATTAATGATGGCATGCACTGTCTCCCTAAGGCTATAGATTCAGCTGATACTCCTGTAATCTGTAATGAGTGAGTGTAGTACAGCATGTTTATACTAATGGCAGACGGTTAAATTACAGATAAAACACTTGCTTCTATGTGTGTAGCATATAATGTAATACAGCCATAATACAACAGACAGCAATCTCTGTTTGTTGAAGGAGCAGTTTCACAATTTTGACCACATTTATTGTTCTTAATAAAATTATTACTTATAGTTTAAACCTTCACAATAGGGAATATGTATACTACACTGTAAAGTCTACATGTACATGTTTATGTAaaggcattgtattgcatttaaTATTGAAGCACTGTAATGAACTACTAGCCCACCTGGAATCATATGGTTATGGATTTAAACTTTGTAAAGGCATTTTAGGCCAATTGTATTTAATATTACAGTACGAACTGATAGCCCACCTGGAATAATATGGCTATGGATTTAAACATGGATCTGAGAGTGTCTCTGCTCTATCCTCCTTTGTTTGGATTTAAACATGGTAcaggcattgtattgcatttaatattgaagtaATGCACTAATGGCCCACCTGGAAGAATATGGCTTTGTTGTCCACCCTCCAGAAGTTGGTGACGGGGTATCCACTGTGGCCGCGGCAGGGCACCAGCTCCAGAGCCGAGTTGCAGCTGGGACACAGCTTCTCTGGACAGGAACAGACGACATGACGATGGGTTAGTACTAGTAGCCTACATAACACACTTTATATTTTTGAAACTGTATCGTAAATAATAAATgactgaataaaataaaaattatattaaaaaatagTATGGGTTAGTATTTCTTTGTTTATGTGAACATGAAACACCAGCACACTGTAACATCAGATGCCTGATGCCCATGTAAAGTGAAGTTCTGAATTTGAGTCAAGGTGCTTCTAGTAGAAGAGCATGACATGTTTTACAAGTGTTTTACGTGTGTTACAGGGGTTTTGAGAAAAATGCATTATGCCGTACAATAAGGAGAGACCTTTGGGGAAAGGGGTTTAAAAACTTCCTGATGATAAAATCTTTTGGGAGGACAATTTGCATTTTAGGTTTATTATTATTTCCCGAGTCCCTGAGTCAGCTGCACAGAACTATAAAATCAAAAGTTCCTCCTCATGGTTGTTTAAATATGATTAATGGGCACTTTATATGTTTTATATCTGAACACTATCTATCCACAACTGTAGTGTACTGCAATTAAAATGATTTTCAATCCCCTTGTGTGATTTTAAACTTTGCTGTTCTTACCATCTCTTTCAGAAATGTTACTTGCTAAGATATCATTCTCTATGTTGAGAATTAGCTTTGTTATCCTTTATCATGCGTAATCCTGTATTACAGCTCTACCTCTATGTGTGTTGTTTGCAcggcaaccacaaccacaacattGTGAGAGACGCATTGACTTCAAAATCCCCTGACAAAGGCTTACACAGTCGGACACTAATAATAATCATTAATCATAACTCATAATAATCATTAGACAGTGTCAGTGATTTTCCGAGCATTAATGTTACCCCTGCCAATGAACCCAACAATGAATTGTTACAGcagaatattaatattattatgtcATTAGGGCAATTAATCTTCTAAATAAATTCTGCTCTTTTACTGTCCTGAAGTGCGTTGTAAAGAGCTGCTGAATATTGTTAGTGAATAGCAATGTCAGCATATGGAAAACATGTTAACTGGACTTCAAAACAGTATTTTAAACTCTTGCTTTCAGTTTACTCATTGTAACATAAGGAATATTAGGATGGGCATATATATTTGTGAGTCATGTATTGAGTCTAAACATGTTTGCCTTCCAAATGCATCAGGTATTCACTATTCAGACATTCACATTCCTGAATGACTCCAATGCTTTTGACAATGCCTGCCGTGTATGGTACAAAGGTGTGTATGTGGGGCTGGCATGAATATAATGTTATAATTGTAAAGTATTAAATAGCCTGCGGCAATGTAATTCTAAAAGCAAAAACATGCTTTGTTATATAGACAGTCTTTTGATTGAGATCATTTTCAGTTTCCATCATTAGGTGTTTATTTAAAACAGTGTGCCTTAAATCAAGAGATCCTAATGGTTCCCTTTTTACATTTTCTATAATTACCACAaacacaggaaataatttcctcaATTGTGACGATATTTCCAAATTTAATTCTTGAACTAAATCTTCATCCTTAAGGTTTCTTATTCTAAACATAACATTTAGGAGAGCAATGTTTTATGATTTTTTAAATCCAAGCCTAGAGTCTGGGAGCATCCTTTAGCTGACTGAATTATTTGCTCTCTAACCCAGGCACATCTAAAGGGAaatgtatatttaaaaaaaaatctacaaatgCAAATATTATGTTGAATCAAATCATTCTTGTTTAACCCCATCATTTGTACATGTCTGCTTAAAGGTATACCCTGTAATTAGTCTATCACCTCCAGACAAATATGAAGTAAGATTGTAACACATTGTCTTTGCCATAGGCTGTATGTTTTCTGTAAGGCGGAACATTAAAAGTGGACTATATCCCAATTCACAAAAGAGTTCTATTTTGCCAAGGATGACACCAGTGACAATATTTTTGGTGAAAGGAGATTTGTGTATATGACAGTGTGCTAAAAACGTGTACCTGTCCAACCACTGCTTTTAGTACTGACCTACAGTATGACCTTCAACACTGACACATTTCATGGGTTAAAACAAATGAGCTTACTTGGACAGATATGTCCCATAGAGAAGTTTGCGAAGAAGCTAAATATGTAGGTCCTAGTAGGCCCTTAAAGGGTGACATATACGTACCAAGCTATAGAACCCAAAAAGGTTCTATTTAGAACCTTTTGTTTTAAGAGTGTAGCCTAATACAAGGATATACCCTAACTTGATCATCCTTTGAGTGGTTTGAATGTGGGAGCTAAAAATGATCCTACCATAGCCTTTAAGCCGAGACATAAACTTTTTTAGGCCCAAGTGAAAGTTAAACAGCCTTTTAGATGGGGGTATTTTGTGAATTGGCATAGTGTCTTCACACCACAAGGCAGTAGCGATGGTACCTGTCTCTCACTTACTTTGCTGCTTTTGTCGTGCTTTGTCGCAAATAGCAGGCCTCAGTTGTAGTTTACTGCCGTCGCTAAGCGTACAGTTTCTGGCGCATACCACGACGCCTAGGCAGGACTTCTTGAGAATCTGGCAGTTGTGGTTGTTGGTGTTCCGCATCGCCCAGCCACTCAGGTGCCGCTGCGCGTTCTTGTCATCGGCACTGTAGATGTAACGAACGTAGCCGTCCGTCCATTCTTGGAAGGCATCAAACTGCTTCATGTCCTGAGGTTACAAGGTTTGATATAAGTTAGCTTAAGTTACACCACAACATGAATAAATACAGATGGGGTAAGCATGTTGAACTGGTGTACCCTACAGTTCACACTATTCTAAAGCAAAAGTAAAGCTATTGTAATGTGTTTAATTGTGTGATAGAATAGTAGTGTTGAAACCACTGGAAATAAAATGTTTTACGGCCTTTATCGTGTGATTCCAATGCGAGGTAACAACAGCAACTACGAGTGCGGTTTCCAGTTGTCCCTGTGGTTCATGCATAAGCGGAGCATAGCCTACTCACCTGGGGAAGCTTGGGGTCGTTGATGTCCCAAGTCAGCTTCATTCCGAAAGAGCAAACACAGTCCGAGCTGTCGAACTGATCAGTCGCTTTTGACATACTGTGAAAGTCAAACGGTCTTTGTCAACGTATACCGTCCTTAGATGTCGTCCTTGTCGCGGTTTGATTCCGGACCTTGTTGTGACATGGGAGTTAAGTTACCCACCATAAAATAAATTCCAATATTAAATCAGGTCGAGGACATTTGAGTTTTATAATATATCAACACATGTGTGTAAAGCATTGTCGCTATTAATTCCTGTAGGATCCAAAATCAGCTAGTCCAGAATTCCAGCGCTTCAGCAAAGGTGTGCGTAAAGACAGGGGCGGCATGTAATGGCAACAGGTAAGGGCTGTCTGTCGTATGTAAAAGGAGGAGGCTGGACTAACGTTCTCAAGTCAGGCTGCAGATGCCTACTTTAACTAACTCTTTTTCATACATTCGTGACCTCCCTTAACTTACTGAAGGCTGTGTGTAACTGTAGGCCCACGGCTCAATTATTTTAACAACAGAAACTGTAAGCACATGTTCTATCCAACACATAGGTAAGGCATATTACAAGGGGTATGTATTTAAACGCTGTCGTTATTTTTCCGTGGCTATGCAATTTTTGGTGATgtagaaggaggggggggggggtgtatgctaCCTGGTGTGGCACAAAACTTGACGGTTTGGAATTTCACGTCGCCCATGTGCGTCAGCGAAATTTATGCAAGCTCTTTAGAAATGAGAGGTGATCAGAACTTAATGACAGATATGCCTAGCTCTAAAACTAACGAATCTCCCGGCAGACCAGccaaaggtagcctactgtaagttGATCCATGTGAGGTCAGCACTGTTATATGTAAACGCGGGGCAAGCTGGACTGCTGACATGAAAACGGCCATGCTcgtgaacaaaacaaacaaaagatatGCAAAACAACCTCACAGTTCACacgccttttttcttttcttttcccgtTTTGATTTTAATTTTGTAATCGCAAAGGTGTCTTTATGTAATAAAAGGTCATCTGTTTCCACATAAGCAGAGGTCTACATCTCTCCTATTTTAGGGTCAGACATGTAATTGGATAATAAAGCGCATGAAATGGGTAATTGTGCGCAATTATTTTAGAAGTGGCCTTCCACATCGCATTGTAATAGTGAAGTACCCTTGTTCACTTAGTTTTTACACCTAAACCAAGAACATAAAATGTGGCCCCTTTTTTTGCCACAATGCACATGAGACTGTGCCATAATCACACCATATAGacctataactataactataattatatataataactGCTTTGATATTGGCATTAGTCACACATAGGTAAACTCATTTACATCGTAGTATATTGGTTGTGCCCTATCAGGAACGCACAGATAATATCTACACCAGTGTTGATACAGTAAACGTCCACGTGTGTCAGCCTTTCAATTGGTAAATGACATGATAGCTGACGCAtttaatacacaaacaaatgggcgTAACCACAAACAGTACCAAATATTGTTCTTGTAAAATTGTGCTGAAAAGGTACATAAGACGTCAAAGACATACACATAGCCTATACATTACCAGTTTTCCATTCAACATTTATTCTAATTGACCATTCGTGTTATTCGAATAAGAAAACTTGCGcgtaaaaacattaaaaacattcgGCATCGCCAAATTGGCGCACAAGTGATGCGAGTACCTTGTATGCAACCGTGTGCGTAAAATATGCAAGTGGATGTGAGAAAATGCTCATTGGATTATATcaggaaacaaaaaaaagtgtttttaaaaatattgtgCATTTTAAAGCATGCAGATTAAATAAACAATCAATGCAAGCGAATGTGAGAAAAGGCTCATTGGATTATATAAGGAAACAAAAAAGTGTTTcaaaatattgtgcatttttAAAGCATGCAgagtaaacaaacaagcaagcacacaagcgcaaacaaacaaacaaacaaacaaataaataaataaataaataaataaataaataaataatcgttGTCAGGCATATCCTGATAAGAACTTAAAATGAAATGCTCTTAAAGAGAAATCGTTTATTTCTGATAGCCTACTATAGGcctattgcctggttaacaccagacctaatcacaagtgagatgtctttcagatcgaaacgattgtgtagaactaaaggcagtatgggagttcccaggctaataggCCTACCATCCCCGAAGAGAGTGGGCTACATTAGAACTGGACTCGCTCTCCAGAATCCAATtcgaatgtaggcctacattacgtagGCCTCCCATTACGGCTGCCAGTGCCTCTTGACATAATTATATAGAGTTCCAGCCTATTCAAGTGACTTGATTTTAAACTAGCCTAAATCATTAGGTCAGCCTTTGGCAGATTGTgaccatttttttaaaatataatttaGGCAGAAACAGACACATTCGCAAACAAACAATATTGTCTCTAATATGCTTGCTAATAAGTGGGAGTCGTAGGCCTATTGCTGAATTGAATGCCAGCATTATCCAGGCTTAATATGAAATTAGTCGATAGGCCTATGATATGTGCAAGACTGCTTGAATTGAAACGGGACGACTCTTCTGTTTTCGTTGATTAGGGCACTGTAAGTAGATGACTGGTGGTAGGTAATTAATTTGACTGGTGGTAGGTAATTAATTTAACTGCCAACTGGCACGCGCATATCTAAATTCATATTCTCAACATTCCATTGTAGACGCATGCACTCTACAATACACTCGTACCTCTGGGGAAACGTTTTGGCGCGGGAGAAGCTCATCAGTCTGTCAATTGATCAATGAGTGGGCTAGTCTGTTGTGGCTGGGAGGAAACCAATTAACTAGAGCTACTAATTAGGGAGGGCGTGAGGCATTTCTGTGCTACACAAAATGGATGTGAGTTCATGTttatggttttgttttgtttttaaattgtAGTCCTATCTGTTAAAATAGCTAACAGCACCACAtagataattaggcctacatgtccaTGTTCAGTAGCGATTATATGTTGTCACGTTTGTTTTACAGTTTGAGGATAACATTACAGAGGCTTTCGCTAAAAGTCACGTTCAAACAATCGTCGATGCATTTGGCAAGGAGAAATGTTTGAAATCATTTGCGGATCGAGTGGATAATATTGTCAATAAGGTGAGTGAGGTTTGCTGATGACTTATGAATATTTTAACGACCATTTGATTCACAAGACACTCACTGAAATATTCCCTTTGCTTGTTCCTAAACATGATCGCAGGAATTGGATAAAGCTCAGTTCAAAAATGTCCTTCTTGTTGTGAAAGCAATCGAGAGAGTAATGCAACAAGACCAAGAATGCTTCCATACACTCGTTCAACAGGGTGTTGTGATTATGATAAGTATCTCATTCTGGTGTGATATTTCCAATCTTGTAAGCtttaaaggtggactgtgtaggatggtggccagagtaggtattgcaactatggtgcAACACtgttgtctactgccaaatttgatcttttcatcatgaatatttacgaaataattaactaatatttatcTGTAGGACCAAAGTAAGGTAGTTtagttgcagctaaaaatgtctatttctggaaattcaaaatggtggacatggagaagatccctcttttcatctatgaaaagtgctattttcccagtcataatgaatacttgttttgatggtggtgttattCATGGAAAATGTAACAactgtgaatgagcagcatgaattctggaaagaaactgctaaaaatattacacagtgcaccttttaacaagtgaaatctccagcTATTCCTCCATGTTTTCCTCCTATATCCTTTGTGCGTATTTGGGTAATTATgtgcatattgtatgtatttgagTATTGTGATTACGTATCttattttttgtatgtgtgtgctcttttACATGGTGGCCTGGTATGAGAGGACATTGGAACACTTCAGAGCAGAGCAGTCGGCAGACTCTCTGGCTCTCCTTGAGGCCTTTTTCGACACTGCAGTTGTAAGTGCAGTTTTTCAGTAGCTTTTCAAATGGCCTACCTTTTCCTGGGCACTGgccaatttggtgccctaggccagtgtttcccaaccagcggtacgtgtaccactaggggtacgcgagcacactgcagggggtacttgtaaaatgtttattattgtaacaaatgaatggagaagtcatattaggacagag is part of the Engraulis encrasicolus isolate BLACKSEA-1 chromosome 9, IST_EnEncr_1.0, whole genome shotgun sequence genome and encodes:
- the gcm2 gene encoding chorion-specific transcription factor GCMb; this translates as MSKATDQFDSSDCVCSFGMKLTWDINDPKLPQDMKQFDAFQEWTDGYVRYIYSADDKNAQRHLSGWAMRNTNNHNCQILKKSCLGVVVCARNCTLSDGSKLQLRPAICDKARQKQQKKLCPSCNSALELVPCRGHSGYPVTNFWRVDNKAIFFQAKGVHDHPRPESKSETEARRSAVKRRMSSPHFSQKRRPMESEARYHDPFGQLHHQLPCVDGLDRTFNLLEPNLPLPAQHYPPFQSPTEPYKFAYDSMGETPSSLQKAAAANPRLYMARPHYEFPMPSYLPTPGPYTTLYKDTAASPPSETEAGKAGSAGGGGGGGLSGSGHGASTLVGGHGHERVGYDTGAKLGGWKQILGKGGYGDRGEYGQLPANANHHAAAAYYNSDYPCRYTGPTPSTPAALQTIITTTTKVSYQPCPKPSVVKYGENHLYDVKAIPNCNVLLEDAAAAAPYTDLKIAAAEDSGVIKSALSYQDTLPAKIERTENLDSFRSYGSYSANNYPERVSHAFRYDGGEY